Sequence from the Panicum virgatum strain AP13 chromosome 5N, P.virgatum_v5, whole genome shotgun sequence genome:
AGAGAAAAATACCCCGTCTTGATAGTGGCCAGTAAGAATCTGACATTCTTTAATTTGATcctgtttgcctcagctttcttatgtTGAATGTCtcttggctaggatccaatatcttcTAGTGCATGAGAAGGATCAGATCCAGGATTTTCGTAATTGGATGCAGAATGATCTAGAAACAACtactcgatcagcccccgagtcACCAGTAATTGGGTTAATTGAGAATTCAACTGCCATCTCGCCGGATGCAGACACATCTGGGACATCAAATGAGCCGAATCCTTTAGTGCCCAAGCTTGCTCCTTCTGCAACTACTGAAGGTACCTCAAGTGCTGCTGGGATTGGCAGTGGTGGAGCTG
This genomic interval carries:
- the LOC120672296 gene encoding uncharacterized protein LOC120672296, whose amino-acid sequence is MAHSKVIKRCCKVLDNFDRSLVLPPLFCAVNPPEKTWKNYKIWYCMPSSSEDAAPSDDSKKRKAVPGSLLQRKIPRLDSGQIQYLLVHEKDQIQDFRNWMQNDLETTTRSAPESPVIGLIENSTAISPDADTSGTSNEPNPLVPKLAPSATTEGTSSAAGIGSGGAEGSRNPAVRVVPFQSLP